One region of Streptomyces davaonensis JCM 4913 genomic DNA includes:
- the carB gene encoding carbamoyl-phosphate synthase large subunit, which produces MPKRTDIQSVLVIGSGPIVIGQAAEFDYSGTQACRVLRAEGLRVILVNSNPATIMTDPEIADATYVEPITPEFVEKIIAKERPDALLPTLGGQTALNTAISLHEAGTLEKYGVELIGANVEAINKGEDRDLFKEVVEAVRAKIGHGESARSVICHSMDDVLKGVETLGGYPVVVRPSFTMGGAGSGFAHDEEELRRIAGQGLTLSPTTEVLLEESILGWKEYELELMRDKHDNVVVVCSIENFDPMGVHTGDSITVAPAMTLTDREYQILRDIGIAVIREVGVDTGGCNIQFAVNPDDGRVIVIEMNPRVSRSSALASKATGFPIAKIAAKLAVGYTLDEIPNDITQQTPASFEPTLDYVVVKAPRFAFEKFPQADSTLTTTMKSVGEAMAIGRNFTEAFQKALRSLEKKGSQFTFVGEPGDKAALLAEAVRPTDGRINTVMQAIRAGATPEEIFEYTKIDPWFVDQLFLIKETADELAEARELTPELLAEAKRHGFSDQQIGEIRGLREDVVREVRHALGIRPVYKTVDTCAAEFAANTPYFYSSYDEETEVAPREKPAVIILGSGPNRIGQGIEFDYSCVHASFALSDAGFETVMVNCNPETVSTDYDTSDRLYFEPLTLEDVLEIVHAESLAGPIAGVVVQLGGQTPLGLAQALKDNGVPIVGTSPEAIHAAEDRGAFGRVLKEAGLPAPKHGTATTFAEAKAIADEIGYPVLVRPSYVLGGRGMEIVYDEARLASYIAESTEISPNRPVLVDRFLDDAIEIDVDALYDGEELYLGGVMEHIEEAGIHSGDSACALPPITLGGFDIKRLRASTEAIARGVGVRGLINIQFAMAGDILYVLEANPRASRTVPFTSKATAVPLAKAAARISLGASIAELRAEGLLPANGDGGELPLDAPISVKEAVMPWSRFRDIHGRGVDTVLGPEMRSTGEVMGIDSVFGTAYAKSQAGAYGPLPTKGRAFISVANRDKRSMIFPARELVAHGFELMATSGTAEVLKRNGINATVVRKQSEGPGPNGEKTIVQLIHDGEVNLIVNTPYGTGGRLDGYEIRTAAVARSVPCLTTVQALAAAVQGIDALNHGDVGVRSLQEHAEHLTAARD; this is translated from the coding sequence GTGCCTAAGCGCACCGATATCCAGTCCGTCCTGGTCATCGGCTCCGGCCCGATCGTCATCGGCCAGGCCGCCGAGTTCGACTACTCCGGCACCCAGGCGTGCCGGGTGCTGCGGGCCGAGGGCCTGCGGGTCATCCTCGTGAACTCCAACCCGGCGACGATCATGACCGACCCGGAGATCGCCGACGCCACCTATGTCGAGCCGATCACCCCGGAGTTCGTCGAGAAGATCATCGCCAAGGAGCGCCCGGACGCCCTGCTGCCCACCCTGGGCGGCCAGACGGCCCTGAACACCGCGATCTCGCTGCACGAGGCGGGCACGCTGGAGAAGTACGGCGTCGAGCTGATCGGCGCCAACGTCGAGGCCATCAACAAGGGCGAGGACCGCGACCTCTTCAAGGAGGTCGTCGAGGCCGTCCGCGCCAAGATCGGGCACGGCGAGTCCGCCCGCTCGGTCATCTGCCACTCCATGGACGACGTGCTCAAGGGCGTCGAGACGCTCGGCGGCTATCCGGTCGTCGTGCGTCCCTCCTTCACCATGGGCGGCGCCGGCTCCGGCTTCGCGCACGACGAGGAGGAGCTGCGCCGCATCGCCGGCCAGGGCCTCACGCTCTCGCCGACCACCGAGGTGCTCCTGGAGGAGTCCATCCTCGGCTGGAAGGAGTACGAGCTGGAGCTGATGCGCGACAAGCACGACAACGTGGTGGTCGTCTGCTCCATCGAGAACTTCGACCCCATGGGCGTGCACACCGGTGACTCCATCACCGTCGCCCCCGCGATGACGCTGACGGACCGCGAGTACCAGATCCTGCGGGACATCGGCATCGCCGTGATCCGCGAGGTCGGCGTCGACACCGGCGGCTGCAACATCCAGTTCGCGGTGAACCCGGACGACGGCCGCGTCATCGTCATCGAGATGAACCCGCGTGTGTCCCGGTCCTCGGCGCTCGCCTCCAAGGCGACCGGCTTCCCGATCGCCAAGATCGCCGCCAAGCTGGCCGTCGGCTACACGCTCGACGAGATCCCGAACGACATCACGCAGCAGACCCCGGCCTCCTTCGAGCCCACGCTCGACTACGTGGTCGTCAAGGCCCCGCGGTTCGCCTTCGAGAAGTTCCCGCAGGCCGACTCCACGCTGACCACCACCATGAAGTCGGTCGGCGAGGCCATGGCCATCGGCCGCAACTTCACCGAGGCCTTCCAGAAGGCGCTGCGCTCGCTGGAGAAGAAGGGCAGCCAGTTCACCTTCGTCGGCGAGCCCGGCGACAAGGCCGCGCTGCTCGCCGAGGCCGTACGGCCCACCGACGGCCGGATCAACACCGTCATGCAGGCCATCCGCGCGGGCGCCACGCCCGAGGAGATCTTCGAGTACACGAAGATCGACCCCTGGTTCGTCGACCAGCTCTTCCTGATCAAGGAGACCGCCGACGAACTCGCCGAGGCGCGCGAGCTCACCCCCGAACTGCTCGCCGAGGCCAAGCGGCACGGCTTCTCCGACCAGCAGATCGGCGAGATCCGCGGCCTGCGCGAGGACGTCGTCCGCGAGGTCCGGCACGCGCTCGGCATCCGCCCGGTCTACAAGACGGTCGACACCTGCGCCGCCGAGTTCGCCGCGAACACGCCGTACTTCTACTCGTCCTACGACGAGGAGACCGAGGTCGCCCCGCGTGAGAAGCCCGCGGTGATCATCCTCGGCTCGGGCCCGAACCGCATCGGCCAGGGCATCGAGTTCGACTACTCCTGCGTGCACGCCTCCTTCGCGCTGAGCGACGCCGGGTTCGAGACCGTGATGGTCAACTGCAACCCGGAGACCGTCTCCACCGACTACGACACCTCGGACCGGCTGTACTTCGAGCCGCTGACCCTCGAGGACGTGCTGGAGATCGTCCACGCGGAGTCCCTCGCGGGCCCGATCGCGGGCGTGGTCGTCCAGCTCGGCGGCCAGACCCCGCTGGGCCTGGCGCAGGCGCTGAAGGACAACGGCGTGCCGATCGTCGGCACCTCCCCGGAGGCCATCCACGCCGCCGAGGACCGCGGCGCCTTCGGCCGCGTCCTGAAGGAGGCCGGCCTCCCGGCCCCCAAGCACGGCACCGCGACCACCTTCGCCGAGGCCAAGGCCATCGCCGACGAGATCGGCTACCCGGTCCTCGTCCGGCCGTCGTACGTCCTCGGCGGGCGCGGCATGGAGATCGTCTACGACGAGGCCCGCCTCGCCTCCTACATCGCCGAGTCCACCGAGATCAGCCCCAACCGGCCGGTCCTCGTCGACCGCTTCCTGGACGACGCGATCGAGATCGACGTGGACGCGCTCTACGACGGTGAGGAGCTCTACCTCGGCGGCGTGATGGAGCACATCGAGGAGGCCGGCATCCACTCCGGCGACTCGGCGTGCGCGCTGCCCCCGATCACCCTCGGCGGCTTCGACATCAAGCGGCTCAGGGCGTCCACGGAGGCCATCGCGCGCGGCGTCGGCGTCCGCGGCCTGATCAACATCCAGTTCGCGATGGCCGGTGACATCCTCTACGTCCTGGAGGCCAACCCGCGCGCGTCCCGTACGGTCCCCTTCACCTCCAAGGCGACCGCGGTGCCGCTGGCGAAGGCCGCCGCCCGGATCTCGCTGGGCGCGAGCATCGCCGAGCTGCGCGCCGAGGGCCTGCTCCCGGCGAACGGCGACGGCGGCGAGCTGCCGCTGGACGCGCCGATCTCCGTCAAGGAAGCCGTGATGCCGTGGTCGCGCTTCCGCGACATCCACGGCCGCGGCGTCGACACCGTCCTCGGCCCGGAGATGCGCTCCACCGGTGAGGTCATGGGCATCGACTCCGTCTTCGGCACGGCGTACGCCAAGTCCCAGGCGGGCGCCTACGGCCCGCTGCCCACCAAGGGCCGCGCCTTCATCTCGGTCGCCAACCGCGACAAGCGCTCGATGATCTTCCCGGCGCGTGAACTGGTCGCCCACGGCTTCGAGCTGATGGCCACCTCCGGCACCGCCGAGGTCCTCAAGCGCAACGGCATCAACGCCACCGTCGTGCGCAAGCAGTCCGAGGGCCCCGGCCCGAACGGCGAGAAGACCATCGTCCAGCTCATCCACGACGGCGAGGTCAACCTCATCGTCAACACCCCCTACGGCACCGGCGGCCGCCTCGACGGCTACGAGATCCGTACGGCGGCCGTGGCGCGGTCCGTGCCGTGCCTGACGACCGTGCAGGCGCTGGCCGCCGCGGTCCAGGGCATCGACGCCCTCAACCACGGCGACGTGGGCGTGCGTTCACTCCAGGAACACGCCGAACACCTGACCGCGGCCCGCGACTAG
- a CDS encoding PH-like domain-containing protein: protein MTPLLTIAADQKSAEVTDWAARIGWLVGLVLFVALVYWLMREGWKWRGTLQGDLPELPSAPSEPGEATLTMSGRYHGSTTAGQWLDRIVAHGLGARSRVELTLTDAGLVVVRPGATDFFVPAGQLREARLDKGIAGKVLTEGGLLVVTWAHGDRLIDSGFRSDTAAEHGTWVDTLNQMINNTEGAR from the coding sequence GTGACACCCCTTTTGACCATTGCCGCAGACCAGAAGTCGGCCGAGGTGACCGACTGGGCCGCCCGGATCGGCTGGCTCGTCGGACTCGTGCTCTTCGTCGCGCTCGTCTACTGGCTGATGCGCGAGGGCTGGAAATGGCGCGGCACGCTCCAGGGCGACCTGCCCGAGCTGCCCAGCGCGCCGTCCGAGCCGGGCGAGGCCACACTGACGATGAGTGGCCGCTACCACGGCTCCACCACCGCCGGGCAGTGGCTCGACCGGATCGTGGCGCACGGCCTCGGCGCCCGCAGCCGGGTCGAGCTCACGCTGACCGACGCGGGCCTGGTCGTCGTACGCCCCGGGGCGACCGACTTCTTCGTCCCGGCCGGGCAGCTGCGTGAGGCCCGGCTCGACAAGGGCATCGCCGGCAAGGTGCTCACCGAGGGCGGCCTGCTCGTCGTGACCTGGGCGCACGGCGACCGCCTGATCGACTCCGGCTTCCGCTCGGACACGGCCGCCGAGCACGGCACCTGGGTCGACACCCTGAACCAGATGATCAACAACACGGAAGGCGCACGATGA
- a CDS encoding dihydroorotase — MSKILIRGAKVLGGEAQDVLIDGSVIEAVGTGLSAEGAEVVEAEGKVLLPGLVDLHTHLREPGREDSETVLTGTRAAASGGYTAVFAMANTFPVADTAGVVEQVYRLGQEHGYCDVQPIGAVTVGLEGRKLAELGAMHESAAGVTVFSDDGKCVDDAVIMRRALEYVKAFGGVVAQHAQEPRLTEGAQMNEGIVSAELGLGGWPAVAEESIIARDVLLAEHVGSRVHICHLSTAGSVEIVRWAKSRGIDVTAEVTPHHLLLTDELVRTYNPVYKVNPPLRTERDVLALREALADGTIDIVATDHAPHPHEDKDCEWAAAAMGMVGLETALSVVQETMVDTGLLDWAGVAARMSFKPAEIGQARGHGRPVSAGEPANLTLVDTAYRGSVDPAGFASRSRNTPYEGRELPGRVTHTWLRGKATLVDGKLT, encoded by the coding sequence ATGAGCAAGATCCTGATCCGTGGTGCGAAGGTGCTCGGCGGCGAGGCGCAGGACGTGCTGATCGACGGCTCCGTCATCGAGGCCGTCGGCACCGGGCTGTCCGCCGAGGGCGCCGAGGTCGTCGAGGCCGAGGGCAAGGTGCTCCTGCCGGGCCTGGTCGATCTGCACACCCATCTGCGCGAGCCCGGCCGCGAGGACTCCGAGACCGTGCTGACCGGCACGCGCGCGGCGGCGAGCGGCGGCTACACCGCCGTGTTCGCCATGGCCAACACCTTCCCCGTCGCCGACACCGCCGGTGTGGTCGAGCAGGTCTATCGGCTCGGCCAGGAGCACGGCTACTGCGACGTCCAGCCCATCGGCGCCGTCACCGTCGGCCTGGAGGGCAGGAAGCTCGCCGAGCTGGGCGCCATGCACGAGTCGGCCGCCGGGGTCACCGTCTTCTCCGACGACGGCAAGTGCGTCGACGACGCAGTGATCATGCGCCGGGCCCTGGAGTACGTGAAGGCCTTCGGCGGGGTCGTCGCCCAGCACGCGCAGGAGCCGCGGCTGACCGAGGGCGCCCAGATGAACGAGGGCATCGTCTCCGCCGAACTGGGTCTCGGCGGCTGGCCCGCGGTGGCCGAGGAATCGATCATCGCCCGGGACGTCCTGCTCGCCGAGCACGTCGGCTCCCGCGTCCACATCTGCCACCTCTCGACCGCCGGCTCGGTCGAGATCGTGCGCTGGGCCAAGTCCCGCGGCATCGACGTCACCGCCGAGGTCACCCCGCACCACCTCCTCCTCACCGACGAGCTGGTCCGGACGTACAACCCGGTCTACAAGGTCAACCCGCCGCTGCGCACCGAGCGTGATGTGCTGGCGCTGCGCGAGGCGCTCGCCGACGGCACGATCGACATCGTCGCCACCGACCACGCCCCGCACCCGCACGAGGACAAGGACTGCGAGTGGGCCGCGGCCGCCATGGGCATGGTCGGCCTGGAGACCGCGCTGTCAGTGGTGCAGGAGACCATGGTCGACACCGGGCTCCTCGACTGGGCCGGAGTCGCCGCGCGCATGTCCTTCAAGCCCGCCGAGATCGGGCAGGCCAGGGGCCACGGCCGTCCCGTCTCGGCTGGTGAGCCCGCCAACCTCACGCTCGTCGATACGGCATACCGTGGGTCCGTGGACCCTGCGGGCTTCGCCTCGCGCAGCCGCAACACTCCCTACGAGGGGCGTGAGCTGCCGGGCCGTGTGACGCACACGTGGCTCCGGGGCAAGGCCACGCTCGTCGACGGGAAGCTCACGTGA
- the carA gene encoding glutamine-hydrolyzing carbamoyl-phosphate synthase small subunit: MTTSTRGATKVPAVLVLEDGRIFRGRAYGAVGVTFGEAVFSTGMTGYQETLTDPSYHRQVVVMTAPHVGNTGVNDEDPESKRIWVAGYVVRDPARVPSNWRAKRSLDDELRHQGVVGISNIDTRALTRHLRERGAMRVGIFSGNALPDEGVMLAEVRQAPEMKGADLSAEVATKEAYVVPAIGEKKFTVAAVDLGIKGMTPHRMAERGIEVHVLPATATAEDVYAVNPDGVFFSNGPGDPATADHPVSVMQAVLERGTPLFGICFGNQILGRALGFGTYKLKYGHRGINQPVQDRTTGKVEVTAHNHGFAVDAPLDQVSETPYGRAEVSHVCLNDNVVEGLQLLDRPAFSVQYHPEAAAGPHDAAYLFDRFVSLMEGQRA; encoded by the coding sequence ATGACGACCTCCACAAGGGGAGCCACCAAGGTTCCCGCCGTCCTCGTCCTGGAGGACGGCCGGATCTTCCGCGGCCGTGCCTACGGGGCCGTGGGGGTGACCTTCGGCGAGGCCGTGTTCTCCACCGGCATGACCGGCTACCAGGAGACGCTCACCGATCCGTCGTACCACCGCCAGGTCGTCGTGATGACCGCCCCGCACGTCGGCAACACCGGCGTCAACGACGAGGACCCGGAGAGCAAGCGGATCTGGGTCGCCGGATACGTCGTGCGCGACCCCGCGCGCGTGCCGTCCAACTGGCGCGCCAAGCGCTCGCTGGACGACGAGCTGCGCCACCAGGGCGTCGTCGGGATCTCCAACATCGACACGCGCGCGCTGACCCGCCATCTGCGTGAGCGCGGCGCCATGCGCGTCGGCATCTTCTCCGGCAACGCCCTGCCCGACGAGGGCGTCATGCTCGCCGAGGTCCGCCAGGCCCCCGAGATGAAGGGCGCCGACCTCTCCGCCGAGGTCGCCACCAAGGAGGCGTACGTCGTCCCCGCGATCGGCGAGAAGAAGTTCACCGTCGCCGCCGTCGACCTCGGCATCAAGGGCATGACCCCGCACCGGATGGCCGAGCGCGGCATCGAGGTCCATGTGCTGCCGGCCACGGCGACCGCCGAGGACGTGTACGCCGTGAACCCGGACGGCGTGTTCTTCTCCAACGGCCCCGGCGACCCGGCCACCGCGGACCACCCGGTCTCGGTGATGCAGGCGGTCCTGGAGCGCGGCACCCCGCTCTTTGGCATCTGCTTCGGCAACCAGATCCTCGGCCGCGCCCTCGGCTTCGGCACCTACAAGCTGAAGTACGGCCACCGCGGCATCAACCAGCCGGTGCAGGACCGTACGACCGGCAAGGTCGAGGTCACCGCGCACAACCACGGCTTCGCCGTCGACGCCCCGCTCGACCAGGTCTCCGAGACCCCCTACGGCCGCGCCGAGGTCTCCCACGTCTGCCTCAACGACAACGTGGTGGAGGGCCTTCAGCTCCTCGACCGCCCGGCCTTCAGTGTCCAGTACCACCCCGAAGCGGCAGCGGGCCCGCATGACGCCGCCTACCTGTTCGACCGCTTCGTTTCCCTGATGGAGGGCCAGCGTGCCTAA
- a CDS encoding aspartate carbamoyltransferase catalytic subunit produces MQRHLISAADLTRDDAVQILDTAEEMARVADRPIKKLPTLRGRTIVNLFFEDSTRTRISFEAAEKRLSADVINFTAKGSSVSKGESLKDTAQTLEAMGVDAVVIRHGASGAPYRLANSGWIDAVVINAGDGTHQHPTQALLDAFTMRRRLVGRDAGIGRDLAGKRITLVGDVLHSRVARSNVDLLHTLGAEVTLVAPPTLVPVGVDTWPCEVSYDLDAVLPKSDAVMMLRVQRERMNAAFFPTEREYSRRYGLDGERMAKMPEHAIVMHPGPMVRGMEITAEVADSERCTVVEQVANGVSIRMAVLYLLLGGNQPAVTHTRIEEK; encoded by the coding sequence ATGCAGCGTCATCTCATCTCGGCCGCCGATCTCACCCGCGACGACGCCGTCCAGATCCTCGACACCGCCGAGGAGATGGCCCGGGTGGCCGACCGGCCCATCAAGAAGCTGCCGACCCTGCGCGGCCGCACCATCGTCAACCTCTTCTTCGAGGACTCCACGCGGACACGGATCTCCTTCGAGGCCGCCGAGAAGCGGCTGTCCGCGGACGTCATCAACTTCACCGCCAAGGGATCCAGCGTCTCCAAGGGCGAGTCCCTCAAGGACACCGCCCAGACCCTGGAGGCCATGGGCGTCGACGCCGTCGTCATCCGGCACGGCGCCTCCGGAGCGCCGTACCGGCTCGCCAACTCCGGCTGGATCGACGCCGTCGTCATCAACGCCGGTGACGGCACCCACCAGCACCCGACCCAGGCCCTGCTGGACGCCTTCACCATGCGCCGCCGGCTCGTCGGCCGGGACGCGGGGATCGGCCGGGACCTCGCGGGCAAGCGGATCACGCTCGTCGGCGACGTCCTGCACAGCCGGGTCGCCCGCTCCAACGTCGACCTGCTGCACACCCTCGGCGCCGAGGTCACCCTCGTCGCCCCTCCCACCCTGGTCCCGGTCGGCGTCGACACCTGGCCGTGCGAGGTGTCGTACGACCTCGACGCGGTGCTGCCCAAGTCCGACGCCGTGATGATGCTCCGCGTCCAGCGCGAGCGGATGAACGCCGCGTTCTTCCCGACCGAGCGCGAGTACTCACGGCGCTACGGCCTGGACGGCGAGCGCATGGCGAAGATGCCCGAGCACGCCATCGTGATGCACCCCGGCCCGATGGTCCGCGGCATGGAGATCACCGCCGAGGTCGCCGACTCCGAGCGCTGCACCGTCGTCGAGCAGGTCGCAAACGGAGTCTCCATCCGGATGGCCGTTCTGTACCTGCTGCTGGGCGGCAACCAGCCCGCCGTCACCCACACCCGCATCGAGGAGAAGTAA
- the nusB gene encoding transcription antitermination factor NusB produces MAARNTARKRAFQILFEGDQRGVDVLTVLADWVRLSRTDTRQPPVSEYTMELVEGYAGKAARIDELIAQYAVGWTLDRMPVVDRNILRLGAYELIWVDGTPDAVVLDEMVQLAKEFSTDESPAFVNGLLGRLKELKPSLRRDEA; encoded by the coding sequence GTGGCTGCCCGCAACACGGCCCGCAAGCGCGCCTTCCAGATCCTCTTCGAGGGCGACCAGCGTGGTGTCGACGTCCTGACCGTCCTCGCGGACTGGGTCCGGCTCTCCCGGACCGACACCCGGCAGCCGCCGGTGAGCGAGTACACGATGGAGCTGGTCGAGGGCTACGCCGGGAAGGCGGCGCGCATCGACGAGCTGATCGCGCAGTACGCGGTCGGCTGGACGCTCGACCGGATGCCGGTCGTCGACCGCAACATCCTGCGGCTCGGCGCCTACGAGCTGATCTGGGTCGACGGAACCCCGGACGCCGTCGTGCTGGACGAGATGGTGCAGCTGGCCAAGGAGTTCTCCACGGACGAGTCGCCCGCGTTCGTCAACGGCCTCCTCGGCCGCCTGAAGGAGCTCAAGCCCTCGCTGCGCCGAGACGAGGCGTAG
- the bldD gene encoding transcriptional regulator BldD produces the protein MSSEYAKQLGAKLRAIRTQQGLSLHGVEEKSQGRWKAVVVGSYERGDRAVTVQRLAELADFYGVPVQELLPGTTPGGAAEPPPKLVLDLERLAHVPAEKAGPLQRYAATIQSQRGDYNGKVLSIRQDDLRTLAVIYDQSPSVLTEQLISWGVLDADARRAVSHEEA, from the coding sequence ATGTCCAGCGAATACGCCAAACAGCTCGGGGCCAAGCTCCGGGCCATCCGCACCCAGCAGGGCCTTTCCCTCCACGGTGTCGAGGAGAAGTCCCAGGGACGCTGGAAGGCCGTGGTGGTCGGGTCCTACGAGCGCGGCGACCGCGCCGTGACCGTACAGCGCCTCGCCGAGCTGGCGGATTTCTACGGCGTTCCGGTCCAGGAGCTGCTCCCGGGCACCACGCCGGGCGGCGCCGCCGAGCCGCCGCCGAAGCTGGTCCTGGACCTGGAGCGGCTGGCGCACGTCCCGGCCGAGAAGGCCGGTCCGCTCCAGCGCTACGCCGCGACGATCCAGTCGCAGCGCGGTGACTACAACGGCAAGGTGCTCTCGATCCGCCAGGACGACCTGCGCACACTCGCCGTCATCTACGACCAGTCCCCCTCGGTCCTCACCGAGCAGCTGATCAGCTGGGGCGTGCTGGACGCCGACGCCCGTCGCGCGGTGTCCCACGAGGAAGCCTGA
- the pyrR gene encoding bifunctional pyr operon transcriptional regulator/uracil phosphoribosyltransferase PyrR — protein sequence MDTQASDARPVLEGPDIARVLTRIAHEIVERAKGADDVVLLGIPTRGVFLGRRLAVKLEEITGRKIPVGSLDITMYRDDLRMHPPRALARTEIPGDGIDGRLVVLVDDVLFSGRTIRAALDALNDIGRPRAVQLAVLVDRGHRELPIRADYVGKNLPTSLRETVKVLLAEEDGRDTVLLGVKPTQ from the coding sequence ATGGACACTCAAGCGTCCGATGCGCGGCCCGTTCTCGAAGGCCCCGACATCGCGCGGGTCTTGACCCGCATCGCCCACGAGATCGTCGAGCGCGCCAAGGGCGCCGACGACGTGGTGCTCCTCGGCATTCCGACCCGGGGCGTCTTCCTCGGTCGGCGGCTCGCCGTCAAGCTGGAGGAGATCACCGGGCGCAAGATCCCGGTCGGCTCCCTCGACATCACCATGTACCGCGACGACCTGCGCATGCACCCGCCGCGGGCCCTCGCGCGCACGGAGATCCCCGGTGACGGCATCGACGGCCGCCTCGTCGTCCTCGTCGACGACGTGCTCTTCTCCGGCCGCACCATCCGCGCCGCCCTCGACGCGCTGAACGACATCGGCCGCCCGCGCGCGGTGCAGCTCGCCGTGCTCGTCGACCGCGGCCACCGCGAACTGCCCATTCGCGCCGACTATGTCGGCAAGAACCTCCCCACGTCGTTGCGAGAGACGGTCAAGGTCCTGCTCGCCGAGGAGGACGGTCGCGACACCGTGCTGCTCGGTGTGAAGCCGACCCAGTAG
- a CDS encoding quinone-dependent dihydroorotate dehydrogenase, which translates to MYKIFFNLVFKRMDPEQAHHLAFRWIRLAASVPVLRTFIAAVLAPRYKELRTEAFGLRMHGPFGLAAGFDKNAVAIDGMSMLGFDHVEIGTVTGEAQPGNPKKRLFRLVADRALINRMGFNNEGSLAVAARLASRTPVFRTVLGVNIGKTKVVPEAEATGDYVKSTERLAPYADYLVVNVSSPNTPGLRNLQATEALRPLLSAVREAADRTVTTRRVPLLVKIAPDLADEDIDAVADLAVELGLDGIIATNTTIAREGLGLTSAPALVQETGGLSGAPLKERSLEVLRRLYARVGDRITLVGVGGIENAEDAWQRILAGATLVQGYSAFIYQGPFWGRAVHKGLAARLRTSPYATLADAVGADVRKAA; encoded by the coding sequence ATGTACAAGATCTTCTTCAACCTCGTCTTCAAGCGGATGGACCCCGAGCAGGCGCACCACCTCGCCTTCCGCTGGATCCGGCTCGCGGCGAGCGTCCCCGTGCTGCGCACCTTCATCGCCGCCGTGCTCGCGCCCCGCTACAAGGAACTGCGCACCGAGGCCTTCGGGCTGCGCATGCACGGGCCGTTCGGGCTGGCCGCGGGATTCGACAAGAACGCGGTCGCGATCGACGGCATGTCGATGCTCGGATTCGACCACGTCGAGATCGGCACCGTCACCGGGGAGGCCCAGCCCGGCAACCCCAAGAAGCGGCTGTTCCGCCTGGTGGCGGACCGGGCGCTCATCAACCGCATGGGCTTCAACAACGAGGGCTCGCTGGCCGTCGCCGCCCGTCTGGCCTCCCGTACGCCCGTCTTCCGGACCGTTCTCGGCGTCAACATCGGCAAGACCAAGGTGGTGCCCGAGGCCGAGGCGACCGGGGACTACGTGAAGTCGACCGAGCGGCTGGCGCCGTATGCCGACTACCTGGTCGTGAACGTGTCCTCGCCGAACACGCCGGGGCTGCGCAACCTCCAGGCCACCGAGGCGCTGCGCCCGCTGCTGAGCGCCGTACGCGAGGCCGCCGACCGTACCGTCACCACGCGCCGCGTCCCGCTCCTGGTGAAGATCGCGCCGGACCTCGCCGACGAGGACATCGACGCCGTGGCCGACCTCGCCGTCGAGCTGGGCCTGGACGGCATCATCGCCACCAACACCACCATCGCGCGCGAGGGTCTCGGCCTGACGTCCGCGCCCGCCCTGGTCCAGGAGACCGGCGGACTGTCCGGCGCCCCGCTGAAGGAACGCTCCCTGGAGGTGCTGCGGCGCCTCTACGCGCGCGTGGGCGACCGCATCACCCTCGTCGGCGTGGGCGGCATCGAGAACGCCGAGGACGCCTGGCAGCGCATCCTGGCCGGCGCCACGCTGGTCCAGGGGTACAGCGCCTTCATCTACCAGGGGCCCTTCTGGGGCCGCGCCGTGCACAAGGGGCTCGCCGCGCGCCTGCGCACCAGCCCGTACGCCACCCTCGCCGACGCGGTCGGCGCCGACGTAAGGAAGGCCGCATGA